From Danaus plexippus chromosome 11, MEX_DaPlex, whole genome shotgun sequence, the proteins below share one genomic window:
- the LOC116765462 gene encoding larval cuticle protein LCP-22-like, which yields MRFAVVVFACVLAAVSAQQYFPQNKGQYFPQNDQYNYNRYNKFNYNNNYNRYPNQNRWGGNYQPFVQPTPFPRPVVPVKPVVVTPAPAVSVEAKPSPAPVQVPVVPQVVVSEPKPSPVVPVSSVRVAADDRSAEVLKFGNEISENGFNYYFESNNGIAAQAQGVPRNFGGNPPVVPDVIQGAFSWISPEGKVISISYTADENGYQPSGDAIPQPPEVPAQIARALEYSARYLAGAKN from the exons ATGAGATTCGCc GTGGTCGTATTTGCCTGCGTATTGGCGGCCGTCAGTGCCCAACAATACTTCCCTCAGAACAAGGGACAATACTTCCCTCAGAACGACCAATACAATTACAACAGATACAATAAGTTCAACTACAACAACAACTACAACCGTTACCCCAACCAGAACAGATGGGGTGGCAACTACCAGCCCTTCGTACAGCCCACTCCTTTCCCCCGTCCAGTTGTACCTGTTAAGCCCGTAGTTGTAACCCCTGCTCCGGCTGTTTCTGTTGAAGCCAAACCCAGCCCTGCTCCCGTTCAGGTGCCCGTAGTTCCACAAGTAGTCGTTTCTGAACCAAAACCCTCTCCAGTAGTTCCCGTATCTTCTGTCAGAGTTGCCGCTGACGACCGATCTGCTGAAGTCCTTAAATTCGGAAATGAAATCAGTGAAAACGGTTTCAACTACTA CTTCGAAAGCAACAACGGAATCGCCGCTCAAGCTCAAGGTGTTCCCCGCAACTTCGGTGGAAACCCTCCCGTAGTTCCTGATGTTATCCAAGGTGCTTTCTCCTGGATTTCCCCCGAAGGCAAGGTCATCTCTATAAGCTATACCGCCGATGAGAACGGATACCAACCCTCA GGAGACGCCATTCCCCAACCCCCAGAAGTCCCCGCCCAGATCGCACGCGCCCTTGAATACAGTGCCAGATACCTCGCTGGTgccaaaaactaa